One Fibrobacter sp. genomic window, GAACCGGCAACCATTAGCTTGGAAGGCTAAGGCTCTACCATTGAGCTACCGCCGCTTGTGAGACCAATTATACAAAAAATGGGCCGTTTTTAAAGGGGTTCCTTGAAAAGATATTGGAGATTTTTATAAAACTTTCTATCTTTTCGCTACATTAAACAATTCACCAAGAGGAACTTAACTTGGCCTTACAACCTCCCCGTGGCCGTCAAATGCCCAACCGTCAGAGCGACGGCACTCGCATCAACGAAGATATTCGCATCTCTCCCATTCGTCTTGTGAAGGACGAAGGCGAAGCCATCATCATCGAGACCCACAAGGCTCTCCAGATGGCTAAGGACGCCGGACTGGACCTGGTGGAAGTGTCTCCCAATGCTAAGCCTCCTGTATGCAAAATCATCAACTACGGCAAGTATAAGTTCGAACAGGTCAAGAAGGCCAAGGCCGCAAAGGCTAAGCAGCACGTGGTCAAGCTTAAGGAAATTAAGATGCACCCGAAGACTGCAGAAAACGACTACTTGTACCGTATCAAGCAGGCTGGTGAATTCCTTCAGGACGGAATGAAGGTGAAGCTTATTATGCAGTTCCGCGGTCGCGAAATGGCCCACATGGACTATGGCAAGCGCCTCATGGAACGTGCAAAAGAAGACTTGGCCGCCTTTGGCGACCTTGAAATGGACTCCAGAGTCGAAGGCAACACAATGCTTTCCATCTATAGTCCCAAACGTGGTGCTGGCACCGCTAAGAAGCCCCAGGCTGCTCAGCAGGACCAGGCACCGAAGCCCGTAACCGCGCCCGAGGCAGCAGGTGAGGCTTAATCATTAACCTAACGAGGTAAAAATGCCTAAGATGAAAACACATAGCGGTTCCAAGAAGCGCTTCCGCTTGACCGGCTCTG contains:
- the infC gene encoding translation initiation factor IF-3, with the protein product MALQPPRGRQMPNRQSDGTRINEDIRISPIRLVKDEGEAIIIETHKALQMAKDAGLDLVEVSPNAKPPVCKIINYGKYKFEQVKKAKAAKAKQHVVKLKEIKMHPKTAENDYLYRIKQAGEFLQDGMKVKLIMQFRGREMAHMDYGKRLMERAKEDLAAFGDLEMDSRVEGNTMLSIYSPKRGAGTAKKPQAAQQDQAPKPVTAPEAAGEA